CTTGTAGCTTCGGTAACATCCTGGCCGAGGGCACTCAGGGTTGTCGCACTTGTAaatcttggcattggcatagCCCAGCTTGATGGTAATATTTCGAATCAGTTCGTTCTTGAAACGAACAGTCTGGACGCCAGAGATGGCCTTGACTACAGTGGACTTTCCGTGAGCGACATGGCCAATAGTACCAATGTTGATGGTTGCTTGACGCGCAATAATTTCAGGAGTGAGAGGTGTGAGGGTAGCGACGTCGAGGTCTTTGGGATCGGTTTGAGGTGGCAGCGGGGGTCTTTGCACCTCTGGCTCGGGAGCAGGAGCGGACTTCTTGAGCGCAGATTTGAGAGGCTTGTCGTCGAAACCATCACCGACCTCGTTATGCTGGTCGATGGACTCTCCAGAGTCAGACTCTGAGTCAATGTCGTCGTACTTGGGGTCCCCGTTGGACATGTTGGGCAAGACTTGGCGGGGCAGAAATAAAGCGCTTTCGTGGGTTTCGATCGCTCGGAATTCGCAGTCGGCCGTAAGATGCAGAAGGGTTGGAAATTAAAGCGTCACTGGATTCAGAAAAATTAATTTGCTGAATACCTGGACAAATTTCACGCAGGAGAATCGCCACTGTCGTTGCCGCGCGAAGGTCACAAAGTCCGGGGGTTTTGGCCTTGAAGTGGTCAAAATTCGTCGTGCGCAGTGCTCGAGAGGAAGATGACTCACGCTATTCCACTTGGGGCCTGATAAACTGATAACACACCACATTGCCCCTCTTCGGATGAAAGTCGGGTGCTGCCCCTCAGTTTGCCTTTGGCATGCAAACAAAGGTCGTTTTTGTGACAGGCTAATGGTCAAATTTTAGTTTTCCCAGCTAATTAGAGTGTCATTTAGTCGAAGGATGTTTGAATTTTGGAAACTGTAATGTCCTTGTACCGATGTCGTTTCCTCCCTCGTCACCAGTTCTGGGTGATACATCGCGGGGTAGACATCAAGTGCCAAGACGAACCCTATATCTTGACAAACCTTTGGTCTTGTATATACCCTTTTGACACAAATAATAGCAGCAACTAATCTCTTGTTAAGACAGGTTGAATATAGCGTTTAAAAACGAATTTACATCACTCATAGTGAAAACCTACTCAGAACACAACTTACATGCATATGCTATGAATTTGCTTCACCAACGTGGATTCGTTGCCGAACAGCTTCAGTCGCACCATCATTACCAAGAAATTCCTCAAATGCAGCCTCAAATCCACTAAATCCCAAGGAACCGTCCTTGGAAGTATATGTAACACTCTTTATGCCGTAGTTTTCGCCACCATGTACAGGCTGAGCCTCTCCGATAACAACTCGACGCAGAAATGTACTCACGTCGTCTAGTATTTCGCCAGCATCTAcgttgttggtgatgtgacCGCAGGATAATTTGACGCGAGACAGATGTTCCTGCGCGATATCTTTAACTGGATTGGCCAAATCAGTACTCGAAACCTTCTTTATCTTGTCCGACCCAATATACACACCTGACTCCCGATTCCACTTGCCCACCAGCTTGTTCAACTTGTCAATGGTTTTGCTATAATCAATAACACTGCCGCCAAACATGAAGAATACAGGAGCATGTCTGTATAGAGTATCGCCAACATATAAATGCCGCTCTTCTGGGTCCCAAATAGCCACATGGTCTGGAGTGTGACCAGGGGTGTGATACACTGTCAAGTTGAGATCTTGCCCGCTTTGGTCGGTGATAGTCTGGCCGTCACTAATCCAATTTGTTATGGTGTATTTTGGAGTTTCCATGCCGACGTTGTCGCATAGGGAATTTCTGGGAAGCGCATCGGGACTGAGAAACGCCTTGTTGTGCGAACTAGCCCAGATTGTTGAGTTGGGCCTCTTAGCAAAGTCGGTCATTCCTCCTATGCAAAACGTATTAATTTGTGATACTAGGTGAAAGAAATTTTTGATTGAGCTACATAGAAAGATGGAAAGGGTGTGCGCACCAATATGGTCATAATGACAGTGGGTGCTGATGACTGTATACGGCTTCCTCTGCTGGTTGATGGGTGCATTGCCATTGTGTACAACAGGCTCCGTTTCCAGAAAGGTTGCAAGAGTGGCTCGTGTGTCATTTACATCTCCTCCGCAGCCAGTATCAATAACTACGATAGTAGAAGGGTAAACTTTGATGAAAATTTGAGGAACCTCGCCATATCTATCGTTCTCGGTGACCATGAAGGTAGACTTGTTCAGCTGTGTGCAGTTGAAGTAGGCTGCGTTTGGCCGTATTGTATTGGAATTGCCGCACATGATGCTAAAAGCTCTGAATGTAAAGGGCCCTTATGCAAGATATCATTTACCAATTGCTTAATGTTTAGGAAAACATGATGTACAGGAGCCTGGAATGCGGTGGTTGTATCCAAGACACGGACAAATCGGACCCGTCGGGTCCCGGTCATGGTTTACATGAGCTCGACCGTCATCAACGTCAG
The genomic region above belongs to Pochonia chlamydosporia 170 chromosome 2, whole genome shotgun sequence and contains:
- a CDS encoding metallo-beta-lactamase superfamily domain-containing protein, yielding MCGNSNTIRPNAAYFNCTQLNKSTFMVTENDRYGEVPQIFIKVYPSTIVVIDTGCGGDVNDTRATLATFLETEPVVHNGNAPINQQRKPYTVIRGMTDFAKRPNSTIWASSHNKAFLSPDALPRNSLCDNVGMETPKYTITNWISDGQTITDQSGQDLNLTVYHTPGHTPDHVAIWDPEERHLYVGDTLYRHAPVFFMFGGSVIDYSKTIDKLNKLVGKWNRESGVYIGSDKIKKVSSTDLANPVKDIAQEHLSRVKLSCGHITNNVDAGEILDDVSTFLRRVVIGEAQPVHGGENYGIKSVTYTSKDGSLGFSGFEAAFEEFLGNDGATEAVRQRIHVGERLVAAIICVKRVYTRPKVCQDIGFVLALDVYPAMYHPELVTREETTSVQGHYSFQNSNILRLNDTLISWEN